In Caproiciproducens sp. NJN-50, the following are encoded in one genomic region:
- a CDS encoding class I SAM-dependent methyltransferase, translated as METNNIWEAMASHYDTDTRVEVANRIAQAIRAELSGTEGKTAVDYGCGTGLVGLQLLGLFQSVLFVDPSARMIEQVDRKIAAGQIPRARTLCCDFLKEVPDGLLADYVILSQVLLHIPDSRSILTSLYSVLKKDGHLIIADFDKNDAVVSEMVHNGFEQEELIQLLRETGFASATAHTFYHGKGIFMNQDASLFILNAVK; from the coding sequence ATGGAAACAAACAACATTTGGGAAGCGATGGCAAGCCATTACGATACGGATACCAGGGTCGAGGTTGCTAATCGGATCGCTCAGGCAATCCGCGCCGAACTGAGCGGCACGGAAGGAAAAACCGCTGTGGATTACGGCTGCGGCACAGGTTTGGTCGGCTTGCAGTTGCTCGGCTTGTTCCAGTCCGTGCTTTTTGTCGATCCGTCCGCCCGGATGATCGAACAGGTTGACCGAAAAATTGCAGCCGGGCAGATTCCGCGAGCCCGTACACTGTGCTGCGATTTTTTAAAAGAAGTGCCAGACGGATTGCTCGCTGACTATGTTATCCTATCCCAGGTCCTTCTGCATATCCCGGACAGCCGGTCTATTTTAACCTCATTATACAGTGTGCTGAAAAAAGACGGCCATTTAATCATCGCTGATTTTGACAAAAACGATGCCGTTGTTTCCGAAATGGTTCACAACGGATTTGAGCAGGAAGAACTGATTCAATTACTCAGGGAAACCGGATTCGCGTCCGCCACGGCACACACCTTTTATCATGGGAAAGGAATCTTCATGAATCAGGATGCCTCCCTTTTTATTCTGAATGCCGTGAAATAG
- a CDS encoding VOC family protein, protein MKFKNPLLAVSDLAASIDFYKRILGLRVVMDFGSNVTLTGGVCLQTLDTWQDFLEGRPVSLGANTGELYFEEDDFDVFARKLQEESVKYVHPVKEHRWGQRVVRFYDPDRHIIEVGENMKSVCRRFLDGGMTEEQAAARMDVPLKFVKACQKVNTGRRWGCWRQRRFWRCIFSAV, encoded by the coding sequence ATGAAATTCAAAAATCCCCTGCTGGCGGTATCCGATTTGGCCGCTTCCATCGATTTCTACAAACGAATTCTGGGCCTGCGCGTCGTCATGGATTTCGGGTCCAATGTGACGCTTACCGGCGGCGTCTGCCTGCAAACGCTGGACACTTGGCAGGACTTTCTGGAGGGCAGACCCGTTTCTTTGGGTGCCAATACCGGGGAGCTCTATTTTGAAGAGGACGATTTCGACGTCTTTGCCCGGAAGCTGCAGGAGGAATCTGTCAAGTATGTCCACCCGGTCAAGGAACACCGCTGGGGTCAGCGGGTAGTGCGCTTCTACGACCCGGATCGCCACATCATTGAGGTGGGGGAAAACATGAAATCTGTCTGCCGCCGCTTTCTGGACGGCGGCATGACCGAGGAGCAGGCGGCAGCGCGGATGGATGTGCCGCTGAAATTCGTAAAGGCATGCCAAAAAGTGAACACAGGGAGGCGTTGGGGCTGCTGGCGGCAGAGGCGTTTTTGGCGCTGTATCTTCTCTGCTGTCTGA
- a CDS encoding lactate utilization protein, producing the protein MEQKVCKTIQNLQRHNMGGYFVENRSDLLSLIPTLIHRGETVGCGDSVTLEETGVFDLLRSGNYMFYDKHQPGLTSEQKLKIYLKNFTADTFFTGVNAVTMDGKLFNIDGNGSRVAPMLYGPKQVIVVAGVNKLTDSAESAILRARQIAAPLDAKRLRKETPCVKLGKCVDCSHPQRICNDFVLIAGQFVKERIKVILIDGNYGY; encoded by the coding sequence ATGGAGCAAAAAGTCTGCAAAACCATTCAAAATCTGCAACGGCATAATATGGGCGGCTACTTCGTGGAGAATCGTTCGGATCTGCTGTCCCTAATTCCCACGCTGATCCATAGGGGCGAAACCGTCGGATGCGGGGATTCTGTAACTCTGGAGGAAACAGGTGTCTTTGATCTTCTCCGCAGCGGAAACTACATGTTTTACGACAAGCATCAGCCGGGGCTGACGTCGGAGCAGAAGCTGAAGATTTATCTGAAAAATTTTACCGCCGACACCTTCTTCACCGGGGTAAACGCCGTAACCATGGACGGTAAGCTGTTCAACATTGACGGCAACGGGAGCCGCGTCGCGCCGATGCTGTACGGCCCGAAGCAGGTGATTGTCGTAGCCGGTGTCAACAAGCTCACGGACTCCGCCGAAAGTGCGATCCTCCGCGCGCGGCAGATTGCGGCACCGCTGGACGCGAAGCGTCTGCGCAAGGAGACGCCCTGCGTAAAGCTTGGCAAATGTGTGGACTGTAGTCACCCGCAGAGAATCTGCAACGATTTCGTTTTGATCGCCGGACAGTTTGTCAAGGAGCGAATTAAAGTGATTTTAATTGACGGGAACTACGGCTATTAA
- a CDS encoding GNAT family N-acetyltransferase, producing the protein MKNNYRIRPETKADHRAAENLTREAFWNVYRPGCTEHYVLHRFRDREEFIPELDLVMEKDGEIIGHVMYVRSAIKADDGRTVPIMTFGPISIAPDCQRLGYGTILLRHSMDKAGKLGAGALAITGNIGFYGKSGFVVASTKGIHYSAEPRDGEVPYFLIKELKPGFLDGITGSYKEPEGYFVDDAEAEAFDAQFPPKEKLKLPGQLFQL; encoded by the coding sequence ATGAAAAACAACTACCGCATTCGCCCCGAAACCAAAGCCGATCACCGTGCGGCAGAGAATCTGACCCGCGAGGCGTTCTGGAACGTGTACCGTCCCGGATGCACGGAGCACTATGTCCTGCACCGGTTTCGTGACAGAGAAGAGTTCATCCCGGAGCTGGATCTCGTCATGGAGAAGGACGGGGAAATCATCGGTCATGTGATGTACGTTCGCTCCGCAATCAAGGCGGACGACGGAAGAACCGTCCCCATCATGACTTTCGGCCCCATCAGCATTGCACCGGACTGCCAGCGTCTGGGCTACGGCACGATTCTCCTTCGGCACTCGATGGACAAGGCCGGAAAGCTGGGCGCGGGCGCGCTGGCAATCACCGGCAATATCGGTTTCTACGGAAAGTCCGGCTTTGTGGTGGCCAGCACAAAAGGCATCCACTATTCTGCCGAGCCGAGGGACGGGGAAGTGCCGTATTTCCTCATCAAGGAGCTTAAGCCCGGCTTCCTGGACGGCATTACCGGCTCGTACAAGGAACCGGAGGGCTATTTTGTTGATGACGCAGAAGCGGAAGCCTTTGACGCACAGTTTCCACCAAAGGAAAAACTGAAGCTGCCGGGGCAGCTGTTCCAGCTGTAA
- a CDS encoding site-specific integrase, with product MGVRWGSIDFEKNTIAIEHKVIDGCAAGQEGLLLTDEMKTKSSRRTLPLLPMPERVLQETKARQEEYRRACRKGYCKKYLEYVCVDSLGNLLSPAFLSAHFSYLLQKNGLRHIRFHDLRHTCASLLVAERVDMKRIQLWLGHSNSSTTADIYAHLDFASKRETGVVIGSLLDGSLDRDRTTDKAKLCMPDEESEIQITRGTKT from the coding sequence TTGGGCGTCCGCTGGGGTTCCATTGACTTCGAGAAGAACACAATCGCCATCGAGCATAAAGTCATTGATGGATGTGCCGCTGGGCAGGAGGGCCTGTTGCTGACGGATGAGATGAAAACCAAATCCAGCCGCCGGACACTCCCACTGCTTCCGATGCCGGAACGTGTTCTGCAAGAAACAAAGGCCCGTCAGGAGGAGTATCGCAGAGCATGCAGGAAGGGATATTGCAAGAAGTATCTGGAGTATGTCTGCGTGGACAGTCTGGGAAACCTGCTGAGTCCGGCCTTTCTGAGCGCGCACTTTTCCTACCTTCTTCAGAAGAACGGTCTGCGGCATATCCGTTTTCATGATCTGCGCCACACCTGCGCCAGCCTGCTGGTTGCTGAGAGAGTGGATATGAAGCGCATTCAGCTCTGGTTGGGGCACAGCAATTCTTCCACCACTGCCGACATTTACGCTCACCTGGACTTTGCGAGCAAACGCGAAACCGGGGTGGTGATAGGAAGTTTGTTGGATGGGTCACTTGATAGGGATAGAACGACGGATAAAGCGAAGCTTTGTATGCCAGATGAAGAGTCTGAGATCCAAATCACCAGAGGGACAAAAACGTGA
- a CDS encoding DUF1697 domain-containing protein — protein MKYAALFRGINVGGKNLVKMDDLKRLFLDLGLSSVRTYIQSGNAVFETNLEEAALQKTIHAGFSERFRLKGDVIIRNIDEIKALIDSLPFSAAEIAAAEAADPQVEHLYVYFLDHPHEQVQIDSLCRENTGPDLLRMGIREGYLLCCQSIRKSKLALRAAREFDSATVRNWKTVVKLYDMLTAL, from the coding sequence ATGAAATATGCGGCCCTGTTCCGGGGAATCAACGTCGGCGGAAAAAACCTTGTAAAAATGGATGATTTGAAGCGGCTCTTTCTTGATTTGGGATTGAGCAGCGTCCGAACCTATATTCAAAGCGGGAATGCGGTTTTTGAAACAAATTTGGAGGAAGCGGCCTTACAAAAGACGATTCACGCCGGATTTTCGGAGCGCTTTAGATTGAAAGGCGATGTCATCATACGAAACATCGATGAAATTAAAGCCCTGATCGACTCCCTACCGTTCTCGGCGGCGGAGATTGCCGCCGCCGAAGCAGCCGATCCGCAGGTCGAGCACCTTTACGTCTATTTTCTGGATCACCCTCACGAACAGGTGCAGATTGACAGCCTGTGCAGAGAGAATACCGGCCCGGATCTGCTGCGAATGGGGATAAGAGAGGGATACCTCCTTTGCTGTCAAAGCATCCGCAAATCGAAACTGGCCCTACGCGCCGCGAGAGAATTCGATTCGGCTACCGTACGCAACTGGAAGACAGTCGTTAAGCTGTACGACATGCTGACTGCTTTGTAA
- a CDS encoding alpha/beta hydrolase produces MTAIKFQIHNIPAVLYGEDADFVWLFVHGKCGYKEEGEAFAEIACLRDAQVLAIDLPQHGERKAETGFDPWHVVPELWEVMAYLRRRWAHVSLRANSIGAWFSMLAFPDTPPEQALFVSPVLDMEKLIRNMMLWASVDEERLEREGKIPTDFGETLSWDYLQYAKAHPIVEWAAPTAILYAGQDNLTGRGTVNAFASRFGCKLAVMENGGHWFHTPEQLDMLKSWEENNT; encoded by the coding sequence ATGACTGCGATAAAATTTCAAATCCATAACATCCCTGCCGTTTTGTACGGTGAAGATGCTGACTTTGTCTGGTTATTCGTTCACGGCAAGTGCGGGTACAAAGAGGAGGGGGAAGCCTTCGCGGAAATCGCCTGCCTCAGGGATGCTCAGGTGCTGGCCATCGATCTGCCCCAACACGGGGAACGAAAAGCCGAAACCGGATTTGACCCGTGGCATGTGGTGCCGGAGCTATGGGAGGTCATGGCGTATCTCCGGCGGCGCTGGGCGCATGTTTCCCTTCGCGCCAACAGCATTGGGGCGTGGTTTTCCATGCTGGCCTTTCCGGACACACCGCCGGAACAGGCTCTGTTTGTTTCGCCGGTGCTGGACATGGAGAAGCTGATTCGAAATATGATGCTCTGGGCGTCCGTCGACGAAGAGCGGTTAGAACGGGAGGGCAAGATTCCCACCGACTTTGGCGAAACGCTCTCCTGGGACTATCTCCAATATGCGAAAGCGCACCCCATCGTGGAATGGGCTGCCCCAACGGCAATTCTGTATGCCGGTCAGGACAATCTGACCGGCCGGGGTACGGTGAATGCCTTTGCCAGTCGTTTTGGCTGTAAGCTCGCTGTTATGGAAAACGGCGGGCACTGGTTCCATACGCCGGAACAGCTCGATATGCTAAAAAGCTGGGAGGAGAACAACACATGA
- a CDS encoding DNA-formamidopyrimidine glycosylase family protein: MMELPEAITIAKQMNGAVVGKRVRRVHPPSKAHKFCWYAGDPAEYDAAVSGSAIRSAEGFGIFAEMAFDNGKRLCFNDGVNARLVNRADAPKNHQLLMEFDDGTALVFTVAMYGGIILHDGTYDNEYYLKSRTAVSPFFEQFEPYYCKLMAENKPTLSAKAFLATEQRFPGIGNGVLQDILFTAGIHPKRKIGTLSEAEWNNLFSCIVSVLRDMTEHGGRDTEKDLFGCPGGYRVKLSKNTLASGCPRCGGELVKEAYLGGAVYYCPSCQPLMKE, encoded by the coding sequence ATGATGGAATTGCCTGAAGCAATCACAATCGCAAAGCAGATGAACGGTGCCGTCGTCGGGAAGAGGGTGCGCCGCGTCCACCCGCCTTCAAAAGCGCATAAATTCTGCTGGTATGCCGGCGATCCGGCGGAATACGACGCGGCGGTGAGCGGAAGCGCCATTCGATCAGCCGAGGGGTTCGGCATCTTCGCGGAAATGGCGTTTGATAACGGGAAACGGCTGTGCTTCAACGACGGGGTCAACGCGCGGCTCGTAAACCGCGCCGACGCGCCGAAAAATCATCAGCTGCTGATGGAATTTGACGACGGGACGGCTCTGGTCTTCACCGTCGCCATGTACGGCGGCATCATCCTCCATGACGGTACGTATGATAACGAATACTACCTCAAAAGCAGAACGGCGGTTTCCCCGTTTTTCGAGCAGTTTGAACCGTATTACTGCAAATTGATGGCGGAGAACAAACCGACCCTGAGCGCGAAAGCGTTTCTTGCCACGGAGCAGCGCTTTCCCGGTATCGGCAACGGCGTGCTGCAGGACATCCTGTTTACCGCCGGAATCCACCCAAAACGCAAAATCGGGACACTCAGCGAAGCAGAGTGGAACAATCTTTTTTCCTGCATCGTTTCGGTTCTGCGCGATATGACGGAACACGGCGGGCGGGACACGGAAAAGGACCTCTTCGGGTGCCCGGGCGGCTACCGGGTGAAGCTGTCAAAGAACACGCTTGCCTCCGGCTGCCCGCGGTGCGGAGGAGAGCTTGTAAAAGAGGCCTATCTGGGAGGAGCGGTGTATTACTGCCCGTCATGTCAGCCGCTTATGAAAGAATAA
- a CDS encoding C45 family autoproteolytic acyltransferase/hydolase, translated as MYHGRFTGTHYEAGYKWGRLLLKNGKKLDHCPTFALTEDKYAFAGECVKEYQRYFPEALEEIRGIADGNEVPVETLQALLFCMYCFEPDHKCTCFAFSTEDEIVFARNSDFLVSLEKLYMNCLYRLEGGYGFNGNTTAFVEMEDGVNQRGLAVGLTFVYPHLRKPGLNAGMLLRYLLEKCKTTAEAIEALRKLPISSAQTLTIADKGGEIAVVECNPGEMEVIFPRAGERFVATANNFNSEKMRPYRNPEIDDWHSDERYQTARNALEHNKGDYTVTFAENVLSGRYGFMCQYDRRQNADTVWSIVYDLKRKQIWRVEGNPSRKHFKRDDRMKLD; from the coding sequence ATGTATCATGGAAGATTTACCGGAACTCACTATGAGGCTGGGTACAAATGGGGCCGCTTGCTGCTCAAGAACGGGAAAAAGCTCGACCACTGCCCAACCTTTGCGCTGACGGAGGACAAATACGCCTTTGCCGGAGAATGCGTTAAAGAATACCAAAGGTATTTTCCCGAGGCTCTGGAGGAAATCCGGGGTATCGCGGACGGAAACGAGGTGCCTGTGGAAACCCTCCAAGCTCTGCTTTTTTGCATGTACTGCTTCGAGCCTGATCACAAATGCACCTGCTTTGCCTTTAGCACGGAGGATGAGATCGTTTTTGCGCGAAACAGTGATTTCCTTGTGAGCCTGGAAAAGCTCTACATGAACTGTCTGTATCGTCTTGAAGGCGGTTATGGGTTCAACGGAAACACAACCGCCTTCGTGGAGATGGAGGACGGCGTCAACCAGCGCGGGCTGGCGGTTGGACTGACCTTTGTCTATCCGCACCTGCGAAAGCCGGGCCTCAACGCCGGGATGCTGCTGCGCTATCTTTTGGAGAAATGCAAAACCACCGCCGAAGCGATAGAGGCACTGCGCAAGCTCCCTATCTCATCGGCGCAGACGCTGACCATAGCGGACAAAGGCGGCGAAATCGCCGTGGTGGAATGCAACCCCGGTGAAATGGAGGTCATCTTTCCCCGCGCCGGGGAGCGGTTTGTCGCAACCGCCAACAACTTTAATTCTGAAAAGATGCGGCCGTACCGCAATCCTGAAATCGACGACTGGCATTCGGATGAGCGCTATCAAACCGCGCGTAATGCGCTAGAGCATAACAAGGGTGATTATACCGTGACCTTTGCGGAGAATGTGCTGTCCGGGAGATATGGCTTTATGTGTCAGTACGACCGCAGGCAAAACGCCGACACTGTCTGGTCCATTGTTTACGACCTAAAGCGGAAGCAGATCTGGAGGGTCGAAGGGAATCCCTCACGGAAGCATTTTAAACGAGACGACCGAATGAAGCTGGATTAA
- a CDS encoding MBL fold metallo-hydrolase produces MGDWFTIDHIDENTHIISEYRHWEETHCYLLVGTERALLIDTGLGICNIYDEVRKLTDKPVTAVATHVHWDHVGGHKYFPDFYAHEDELNWLSGEFPLGMEQIRGMVTDRCDLPEEYDVNIYEFFQGTPTRVLKDNDLIDIGGRVLRVLHTPGHSPGHMCFYERERGCLFTGDLVYKDTLFAYYPSTDPEAYLKSLECVAALPVRRVFPAHHSLDIGPEIIPRMRDAFRQLKAEGKLHHGSGTFDYGDWAVWL; encoded by the coding sequence ATGGGTGATTGGTTTACGATAGACCATATAGACGAGAACACACATATCATCAGCGAGTACCGGCATTGGGAGGAAACGCACTGCTATCTGCTCGTCGGCACGGAAAGAGCGCTCCTGATCGACACCGGCCTCGGCATCTGCAATATTTACGACGAAGTGAGAAAGCTGACCGACAAGCCGGTCACCGCCGTGGCGACCCATGTTCATTGGGACCACGTCGGCGGGCACAAATACTTCCCGGATTTTTACGCTCACGAAGACGAATTGAATTGGCTCAGCGGAGAATTCCCTCTGGGCATGGAGCAGATCAGGGGCATGGTGACAGACCGCTGCGATCTGCCGGAAGAATATGATGTAAACATCTACGAGTTCTTTCAGGGGACGCCCACGAGAGTATTGAAGGATAACGATTTGATTGACATCGGCGGGCGCGTCCTGCGGGTACTGCACACGCCCGGCCATTCACCGGGGCACATGTGCTTTTATGAAAGGGAGAGGGGCTGCCTTTTTACCGGCGACCTGGTTTACAAGGACACCCTGTTTGCCTATTACCCCTCCACCGACCCGGAAGCCTATCTGAAATCATTAGAGTGCGTTGCCGCGCTCCCGGTCCGGCGGGTCTTTCCGGCGCATCACAGTCTGGATATCGGGCCGGAAATAATCCCCAGAATGCGTGACGCCTTCCGTCAGCTGAAAGCGGAAGGCAAGCTGCATCACGGCAGCGGAACATTCGATTATGGGGACTGGGCTGTGTGGCTGTAA